A region of the Pseudomonadota bacterium genome:
ACTCTACATGGCAACGACAACCAGAAATGGAAACGCAGACTATTTAGTGGCTTACTGCGTTATTTTCTTATTTTTTTCTACATTTTTTCAACCGCAAAAACAAGCAACTGTTAAGTGCTTCACGGGTTATCCCTGAAGGGGATGTCCCGAGGAAGAAACTTATCCAGCTCTGCTGGGTCTGACAAGAGCACTCATTTGTGACCACCGAAAATACCTTTCGGTACGGGCCGCAAGACCCCTTTGGGTTGCGGGGCTAGCTCCCGCATTAGAGTTTCCTCAAAAAGTCGAAAGCTTAAGCCACAACTTAGAGCGGTTGATTGCCACTGACTGTGAGCTGCCCCCCAAGATTACCCAGAAGGCAAAAGCAGCTCCCTGATAAATGAGGAGGCGCCTCCAAACCAGGTTTTCAACGAGCCCAAAGAATTCCCGGTTCAGACCAGCAAGTTCATTGCCGGAAAGATGCGGCGCAGACCGGCTGCGGCGCTCCCGCAAAGGGCAATAACTTGCGGATAAGCGGTCAATCAGCCACAAACCGCCGGTTTTTTAAATATAAAGGAGAAATCGCCCAGAGACGGCGGACAATGGCGGTAAATTTTTCGAGGAAAAGATCCACTTCGGCCTGAGTGCTCCACCGCCCCAGACTGATGCGCAGCGCCCCCTGGACCAACTCCGGGCCAACCCCCATGGCGCGCAGCACCGGCGACCCCCGATGATCACCGCTGGAACAAGCGGAACCGGCTGAAACCGCGATATTTTCAAGATCGAGATGGGCCAGCAGAGACTCACCGTCAACCCAGGGAACACTTAAACAGCAGGTATTGGGCACCCGCTGACGGCGATGCCCATGAAAAATCAGTTCTCCATCCAGGGCGGTCTGCAATGAAGCCTCAAGATAATCGCGCAGTCGACCGATACGTTCGCTTTCCTCCCCCATCCGCCCGCGCAAAAGCTCGCAGGCCAGACCCAACGCGGCCATGGCGGGAGGATTTTCCGTGCCGCTACGCCGACCTCGTTCCTGTCCGCCGCCATGCAGTAGAGGCTCCAGTTCAACCCCGGAACGCAGCCACAGGGCTCCAATGCCCTTGGGCGCGTAAACCTTATGACCGGACAGCGACAACAGATCCACCCCCAGGGTCTTTACATCAATCGCCACCTTACCGAAAGCCTGCACCGCGTCCGTGTGCAGAAGCACGCCCCGAGGCCGGGTCAGGGCGGCAATCTCCGCCAACGGAAACAGCACTCCGGTTTCATTGTTGGCCAACATCAGGGAAACCATCAGCGTTTCATCGCGTAAAGCCTCGCCTACCTGGTCCGGACTCAGGGTGCCATCGGCGGCAACCGGCAAACGCGTAATCTCGGCGCCCAGACTCTCGAGATAAGCACTGGTCGCCATTATCGCCGGATGTTCGACCGCGGAGATGACGGCATGGACCTTGCGCCCCCGGCAGAGCGAAGGCAGCAAGCCACCTTTCAGAGCCAGGTTATCACTCTCGGTACCGCCCGAGGTAAAACAAAGCTCCTCGGGTTCGGCGTTAAGCAGATCGGCAATCTGCCGGCGAGCCCGGGAAACGATTCCGGCCACAGGCCTCCCAAAACAATGACCGCTGGAAGGGTTACCAAAATTTTTCCGGGCCACCTCGGCCATCAGAGCCAACACCTGAGGATCGACCGGAGTGGTCGCGTTATAATCAAAATAGATTCGATTATCTTTCATTTTCCAGTCACTTAAAGCAAAAACCGGCTTGCGGCCGGTCGGTTACACATAACACAAGACGATCCCCCGCGGAGCCGGAAAACCATATTCAAAGCCATCGCGGCGCCGGACTCCAGCTGCGGTGCGGCGGGAAAAACTTTCGTCCGCCCGTCTACCCGTCGAACATTTATCCGCCTATGCGCCCTTTGACCCGGAAAGCAGATTGGCCAGGGAAATCGAATGCAGATAAGAGCTGATCTTTTCGTCGAGCTCCTCCCACATCGGTCGGGTCACACAACAGGCGTTCCGTGAAGAACCCGAAGCACAGGCGGCCTCGTCATAATATTCACAGTTACGACAATCAACCGGATTGATTGATTCCTTGACCACCGCCATGATCTCATCCAGAAAGATCGCCTCGGGATCACGGGCAAACAGATATCCACCCCCGGGCCCCCGAACGCTTTTCACCAGACCGGAACGCCGCAAATGAACAAACAACTGTTCCAGATAACTGACGGAAATCCCTTCAACCCGACTGATATTCTTAAGAGAAACCGGACCCTCCTGGAGTTTCGAGAGAATCCCCAGGGAAACCATGGCCCGAATCGAATAACGACCTTTAGTAGAAAGCTTCAAAAGTTTACCTCCATCGCCCGAGGCGGACAGACATTGACACAAAGACCGCAGGCACTGCATTTTTCCGGGGTGAAAATAACCTTCATCGAAGGTCTTTCAATCGAAAGCGCCCCGGTAGGACAAATCGCCGTGCAAGCTCCGCAGCTGGTGCAGATTTCTTCATTGCGCTTAACGCTTTTGCGAATCGACTCGACCTCGACCCCGCTTTCCTGAAGATAGGT
Encoded here:
- a CDS encoding cysteine desulfurase, giving the protein MKDNRIYFDYNATTPVDPQVLALMAEVARKNFGNPSSGHCFGRPVAGIVSRARRQIADLLNAEPEELCFTSGGTESDNLALKGGLLPSLCRGRKVHAVISAVEHPAIMATSAYLESLGAEITRLPVAADGTLSPDQVGEALRDETLMVSLMLANNETGVLFPLAEIAALTRPRGVLLHTDAVQAFGKVAIDVKTLGVDLLSLSGHKVYAPKGIGALWLRSGVELEPLLHGGGQERGRRSGTENPPAMAALGLACELLRGRMGEESERIGRLRDYLEASLQTALDGELIFHGHRRQRVPNTCCLSVPWVDGESLLAHLDLENIAVSAGSACSSGDHRGSPVLRAMGVGPELVQGALRISLGRWSTQAEVDLFLEKFTAIVRRLWAISPLYLKNRRFVAD
- a CDS encoding Rrf2 family transcriptional regulator, producing the protein MQCLRSLCQCLSASGDGGKLLKLSTKGRYSIRAMVSLGILSKLQEGPVSLKNISRVEGISVSYLEQLFVHLRRSGLVKSVRGPGGGYLFARDPEAIFLDEIMAVVKESINPVDCRNCEYYDEAACASGSSRNACCVTRPMWEELDEKISSYLHSISLANLLSGSKGA
- a CDS encoding 4Fe-4S dicluster domain-containing protein → MKRIYVLHFNQNNYDKPIVYKLIKNYDLVVNILRAVILPRKESYLVLEIDGDEIPLEQGLTYLQESGVEVESIRKSVKRNEEICTSCGACTAICPTGALSIERPSMKVIFTPEKCSACGLCVNVCPPRAMEVNF